ACCATCACGAGAATACTAATGCCGATGGCTTGAACCGCTTGCGAACGCCAGAGCGCACTTTTCTGCGGGGCGCCGGCTTTATCAAGCAAAGACAAATCCGCCGTTTCCGGATGATCAAGCGCGTCCATGAACGCGCGCATATCCGCGTACCGCTCGTCGGGATTGTGTTGCAATGCGCGCGCGACCACGGAGGCGATTTGAGGAGAAATGTCCGCGCGTTCGCGATCCAAACGCGGCGCGATGCCGTTGAGGTGCAGCGCCATTACGGCTAGGTTGTTGTCGCCGGTGAAAGGCGTTTTACCAGCGAGCATCTCGTACAAGATTGTGCCTAGCGCATACACGTCGGTGCGCGCGTCGCCGCGCTTGCCTTCGACTTGTTCGGGCGCCATGTAATCGGGCGTGCCCATCGTCGCGCTCAAGTTCGAGTACGTGACGCGATGCGCGCCCCTGGTCAACGCCAGACCGAAATCCATAATCACCGGTTGATCTTCGGCGGCGATCAAAATATTTTCCGGTTTGAGATCGCGATGGATGACGCCGTTCGCGTGGCAATGCGCCATGCCATCCGCGATCTTGCGCGCGATAGGGATCGCTTGAGCGGGCGA
The Chloroflexota bacterium genome window above contains:
- a CDS encoding serine/threonine protein kinase → MNSYAIMPADMLQIGDQFDNYQIQAHLAQGGMSDIYRAFDVVNRCEVALKVPDASIMGDPAQFERFQRELEVMQTLHHPAILRGLGSGKHHRIPYLVTEFVQGQSLRELIETSAPMSPAQAIPIARKIADGMAHCHANGVIHRDLKPENILIAAEDQPVIMDFGLALTRGAHRVTYSNLSATMGTPDYMAPEQVEGKRGDARTDVYALGTILYEMLAGKTPFTGDNNLAVMALHLNGIAPRLDRERADISPQIASVVARALQHNPDERYADMRAFMDALDHPETADLSLLDKAGAPQKSALWRSQAVQAIGISILVMVAIVMLAFALQALR